The Oecophyllibacter saccharovorans sequence GACGGGGACGTGCTTCTGTTCCGTTTCAATGTCTGAAGCTGAAACGGCAATCTGAGCCTTGGAGGCCTGAGATTTGGAAGCGGTTCCTTCCCCAGGCGTGATTGAAACCGTTCCGTCCTCCTCTGCGCCCCTGCCGCGTTTCGGTGATGGCAGGCGCATGCGGATCGGGCTGCTGGGGGGCTCATTCAATCCGGCACATGCGGGCCATCAGCAGATCGCACGCGAGGCTCTTAAGCGGCTGGGGCTTGATCAGGTCTGGCTGCTTGTCTCTCCCGGCAATCCGCTCAAACCCGCCAAGGGAATGGCGCCTTTTGCGGAGCGGCTGGCCAGTGCGGAAAAAATCGCTGATGGGCGCCGAATCGTTGCCAGTGACCTGGAAGGGCGGTTGGGAGAGCGTTACACGGTGCGCACGGTTGCCGCGCTGAAACGCCTTTATCCGCGTGCTTCGTTCATCTGGCTGATGGGTGCAGACGGGTTGGCGCAGTTTCCACGCTGGAAAGAATGGCGGCAGCTGGCGCGACTCGTGCCAATTGCGGTTTTCCCCCGTCCGGGCAGCGTGATCCCGGCTTTGAAGGGACAGGCCGCTCAGGTCCTGCATGCGGGCAGATGCCCTGCGCGCCAGGGGCGTCTGTTGCCGGGCCAGGAAGGGTGGACCTTTCTGGAGATGCGTGAAAATCCACTTTCGGCCACGGCCCTGCGTCAGGCCGGGGCTTTTCCTGCCGCTCAGACGCTCGCCCCTTCAGATAAACCGGACTGAGCCGAACTCCCTTCCCCCTCCGGTATTTCCGAGGCGCTGAGACTGGTTTTCGGCAGAGGTGTTCCCATTTAGAGAAGATCTCACTTCCCTTCTGTCACTGCAGGGCGATGGGGCGTGCCGCCTTTCCTGAGCAGGCGTGACAAGGGTGAGGGAATGCAGACACCAGGACTACCAGGAAAGAGACAGATATTCATGAAGAACGGGATCGAGATCACCGGGACGCCGGCCGGCATGACGCGCGAGGAGGCATTGACCGGATTGCTGAAGATCATTGTGGAGAGCCTGGAAGAGGACAAGGCTGAAGACGTGGTGATCATGGATCTGAGCGGCCGTGCCAGCTTTACAGAGCGGATGGTGATCGCCACAGGCCTGTCAGAACGTCAGATGAGTGCCATGGCCCAGCATCTCGAGCGCAAACTCAAGGAAGCCGGCTATGGCTATGGGGAAACCGAAGGGGCGCAGGGTAGCGATTGGGTGCTGATGGATGCGGGCGATGTGGTCGTCAACCTCTTCATGCCTGAAAGCCGGGAACTCTATGCCCTTGAGCGCATGTGGGGCCATGAGTTCGACCAGGCTGATGAGGAGGTTGCAATCGGTTCTGCGCATACCAAGGGGCGGCGCAGGTCGTCCTGAGCTGTCGGTGCGAGTAACGCTACCGCTCTTTGGCACTGAGAAAAAAGGTTATGGGGCAGGATGAAGCTTATTGCGGTCGGTAAGATGAAGGCAGGGCCGGAACGCGAGCTGCTTGATCGCTACCGCCAACGCCTCCGTCCGTCCCTGGATATCGTGGAGGTGCCCCAGGCGCGCGGCAGCCCGGCAGAGCAGAAACGGCGTGAAGGAGACGCCTTGCTGAATGCCTGTGCCCCTAATGCCTTTGTGGTGGCGCTTGATGAGGGCGGGGTGCAGTTGAGCAGCCTGCAACTGGCAGAACGTTACCAGGAATGGCAGGCATCTGGCCGACCGTTGAACTTTCTAGTCGGAGGCGCGGAAGGGCTGGACAGCCCTGTCATCCAGCGCGCCGATGCGCGCCTGTCTCTGGGAAAGCAGACCTGGCCGCATATGCTGGTACGTGTTCTGCTGGCCGAGCAGCTGTTTCGTGCCCAGGCGATTGCCAGCGGTCATCCTTATCACCGCGCCGGGCGTCCGGACTGAGCCAGGTCAGCAGGATCTGCGCCCTTGGGCAGCATGGAAGTAAAGCAGCATGGATAAAATTTAGGCGCAAAAAAACAGGCCTGATTTCTCAGGCCTGTGGCAGAGGGTCTGTTTGAAATCGGTTTACCGCAGAGAACGGTTGGGAGCATCGTCGTCGAAGACTTCCATGCTCGGGGGGAGCGAAGCTGTCTGCATACCCTGCAGGCCACGTGCCAGAACAACCATGCGGTGCGCAGGCTGCGCGCCCGGAGTGCGGCTGTAGATGAAGCCATGAGTCGGGTAGATGCTGCCCAGACGCTCCGTGCGGTCACCCAGGGCCACCCGCACGGCGCTCCAATCGTTATTGGGGGAAACGTCCACCACTTTCACGTTGCGGCTGATTCCCGCGCTGGCCCAGTGAGAGTGGTCGACGAGAATGGTGCGGTTGTCCACAACACCGCTGACAAGCGAAACATGGCCGAGCGGCATCCGGCGCGTACCCCGGAAGGCCAGGACAGAGCCCACTTCAGGCTGTGCGCCGCGTGCAAAGCGCCCTGCAGCGCTGGGCCACCAGTCCCGGGCATTACCGCGGATGTTGAACGCGCTGTTCTGCTTCACAAAAGCGACGCATTGCAGAATGCCATAATGGCGGTGGATGCGCGTCCGGCCGAAGAAGCCATGACTGTGAAAGGAATGAACGCCCCGGAAATGACTGTTACGTGCCCCGTGATGGGCGCGGGCCTGAGCAGGGACCAGGCTCATGAAAGACAGGCTTACAACAGACAGGCAGAAAGCAGCGGAAAAGGCCATTCTGGACCACAGAGTTGTTTTTCCGCGCTTTGACATCAGGTTCACCCCTGTTTTTCTTGCCGGGCAGGCATGCTTGTTATTTATGTGTCATTTCTGGGTAGAGGGATTTGCCGCAGAGGGCAATAAGAAAAAAATTTAAATAGGTATTTATTCAGTACTTAAGCAGTGCTGATACCAATAATGAATGTCTTTCCGGTAGTTCTCGTTCCGTTTCGGAGCGGATGGGCAGCGCACAGAAGAACGTTTTTATTGCATATTTTACCCATAATTCGCTCCAAAGATTCAGGAGACCTACTTTAATTGTAATTTGTATGCATGTTTTTCTGACTTGCGGAGAAATATTGAAATAAAAATGACGAATTACCTGACAATTTCCGGACATATTTTAATAAATGGGAAATGCAGGATGAAATATCCTCTTTCTCTCAAGTTCTCCGCGTGCCTGCTGATAAAAGCATTTCATTTTCTTCCAATGCTGCAGGCCTGAAAGCGGAAAAAACTGAAGTGGAGAAAGAAAATCAATGGGAATTTCAGGCTGATCGGGCTCAGAATATCCCTCGGGGAACAGGGAACCCTGTCATTACTTCAGCCACGACAGATAAAATTCCGGTCGGAGCACGGACAGAACAGGCACTGAAAAAGCGGCAATTCTCTGCCGGGCTAGGCAGGAAGCGGTCAGCCGGGCTGTCGAACCCCAGGATACAAGGCCCGGAGCAGGAAGCGCTGGCGGGGGTGGAAAGGGGCAGGGTAGGGTGAGACAGTTGTATTTTTTCTGTCAGGAAAATTCTTTCATGGTTCCTCATTCTTCTTCCCCTGCCACTCCGGCAGGAATGGCCGCTGATACCGGTGCGGCTTCCTCCAAGTCCGATTCTCTGCCCCCGCTGCAGGCGCAGAGTGTGCCGGTGACGCCGTTGCGCCAGAACTGCACCATTCTCAGTGACGGGACAGGGCATGCGGTTGTGGTCGACCCGGGCGGGGACGTGGCTCACCTCCTGTCCCTCCTGCACGGCAGGGAAGTGGAAGCCATCCTGCTTACGCACGGTCATTTTGATCATGTGGGCGGGGCGACGGCACTGCAGCGCGCGCTTTCAGAACGCCAGGGCAGGCACGTGCCGATTCTCGGCCCCGATGAAGGAGATGATTTTCTGCTGGAAAGCGCCGCCCGGCAGGGCGCGTCTCTGGGGCTGGAAGGGATGGAGAATGTCAGGCCGGACCGCTACCTGCGCCACGGTGAAACACTGAACCTGATGGGCCATGAGATCGATGTCCTGCATGTGCCCGGTCATACTCCCGGTCATGTCGTGTTTCACGACCGCAGGGCCAAACGCGTCCTGACCGGCGATACCCTGTTCCGCGGAACGGTCGGGCGCACGGATCTGCCTTACGGCAACGGGGAGGAACTCCTGTCCCATATCCATCAACGGCTGTTCACCCTGCCTGAGGAGACGGTCGTTCTACCGGGCCATGGCCTGCCAAGCACGATCGGAGAAGAAAAACGCTACAATCCCTTCTTTCAGTAATCTCCTGCCTGTGACCGCTTTCACTGACTGCGCCCGTCGCGCTAAAGCGGTCACACCCTCCGAGATCCTGATCCTGCAGGGCCGCCTCACGCCTGTTTCCCACCTCCCGGAAAAGACAGCTCATGACCAGTACCCGTGCCCGTACCCGTACTATGGCACTTCATGCATCCGCTGCCAGATCAGCCTGCTTCCGTTCTGTTTGCAGGTGGGCAGCCCTGGGAGTTGGGCTGTGCGCTCTGGCCGTGGCGGTGGTAGTGCGCTCTGCACAGGCCCAGGAAACCCCGATCACGCAGGCGCAGCCCCCATTGCCGACAGCGTCGCTGAGCATCACGGGCCGGGACGGGACAGTGCATCACTTCACCGTCGAACTGGCGCGCACGGAGCGTGAGCAGGAAGTCGGTGAGATGTTCCGCACGCATCTCGCCCCTGATGCAGGCATGCTCTTCCTGTGGCCCACACCGCGTGAAAGCGACATGTGGATGCGCAACACGCTGATCCCGCTCGATATTGTCTTTATCAGCCAGGACCACCGCATCCATGCCATCTCCGAAGACGCCATTCCGCGCAGTGAAGCCATCCTGAGCAGTGAAGGGCCTGTCGGCAGCGTGCTGGAACTTCCTGGCGGGACGACAGCAAGGCTGGGTATTGTCGTGGGAGACCGGGTCAGCTCCCCCGCTTATGGGACTGCGGCTCATGACGGCAGGAGCGGTCCAGCCAAGGGGCCGGGAAAATGAGCAGGGGCTGAAATATTTCCCCAACAACAGGCTGCCCCAATAACAGGCTGAAGGATCATCATGACCGTTCTGGTCACCGGCGTGGCAGGGTTCATTGGTGCTGCTCTGGCGCGCGCTTTGCTGGCCGAAGGCGAGAACGTGATCGGCATCGATCGCCTTGGGGCCTATCCTGCCCTGGCGCGCGCCAGGCTGCAGCCTCTGCTGGCTGTTCCCGATTTTGCCTTTCACCAGTTTGATCTGGGCGGAACGCAGGAAGGTTATGGACAGGTCGAGCGCTTCATGAAGCGCCATCCGCACATTCGCGACGTGGTTCATCTGGCAGGGCGGGGGGGTGTGCGACAATCAGGCCGGATACCGGAAAGGTTTGTGCATGATAACATCGATGCTCATACGGCCCTCCTGCAGGCCTGCCGACACCTGCCGGCGCTGCGGCATGTGGTCTATGCGTCGTCGTCAGCGGTTTACGGTCATGGTGCCCGCCTGCCCTTCGCTGAAGCCGCGCCTTTGGGGCGCCCCGGCTCTTTTTATGCCGTGACGAAGCGTACCAATGAACTGGCGGCGGAAACCTTTGCGGGTCTTTATGGTCTGTCTCTGACGGGCCTGCGTTTTTTCACCGTTTACGGGCCCTGGGGGCGGCCAGACATGGCCTGCTGGAAATTCGCCTCAGCCCTCAGGCGCGGGGAGGAGGTGACCCTCTGGCAGGACCAGGACCTGGCCCGGGATTTCACTTTCATTGATGACGTGGTGCAGGGAATAACACGCCTGCTGCGTCAGCCATCAGTGCCGGGCCGGGCACGCGTGCTCAACCTGGGAAAGGGCAGAGCGGACCGTGTGGAAACCCTCGCAATGCAGCTGGCAGACTGCCTGCACAAACCCCTGCGCCTGCGCAGAGCTCCCCGACCGCCTGAAGATCTTTTGAAGACGGAAGCGGATCCTGCCAGCCTGGAAGCTGCCTGCGCCTGGAGGCCGACGACCCCGCTGGCTGAAGGGATAAGCCGCTTCTGCACCTGGTTTAACGGGGTGGAAGAGGCGGTTCTGCGTGTCTGGGAGCAGCCCTGAATGCTTTTTGTGCTCAAGGCTGTACTTTCGGGCGTACTGATAGCGCTGGTGGCAGGCGTTTCCCGGCGTTATCCCGGCGCAGGGGCTCTGATTGCCTCATTGCCGCTGATATCCGTGCTGGGCATGGTCTGGCTGTGGGTCGAAAAGCCGGACCGGCAACTGATGGAGACGCATGTCGGGGCAACCTTCTGGTACATCCTGCCTTCCCTGCCGATGTTTCTGCTGATTCCTCTCTGTCTGCGCCATGGCATGAATTTCTGGCTGGCCCTGGCCTGTGGCTGCCTGCTGACTGTGGTTCTGTATGTTCTTCTGGCCACTCTTGGTGCGCGTTGGGGGTTGAAGCGCTGATTAGGCATGTCTCCTCACTGGTGCAAGTTCATGCATTCCGTTAGGGTAACGTTCTGATTTCAGGAGAAAATGATGGTTGATGCCGATCCCGCCTGTCCGAAATGCCACTGTGCACATGCTTATCCTGACGGCGCCCATGGAGGCAGCCTGTGGGTCTGTCCGGAATGCGGCCATGAGTGGAATCCCGCTCTGGAGACGACTGACGCACAGGAGAATGGGGAAGGCGGCGTGCGGGATGCGGTCGGCAATCTGCTGGCAGATGGCGACAGTGTCACGGTGATCAAGGATCTCAAGATCAAGGGGAGTTCCCAGACCCTGAAGGCCGGAACGAAGGTCAAGAATATCCGGTTGAGCGATGGCGGCGGCGGTCATGACATCGCCTGCAAGATCCCCGGTGTCGGTGCCATGGACCTGAAATCGGAATTCGTCAGAAAGGCCTGATCCCGGCCCTGCGTTTCATCGGCGAGAGGAGAATCCATACTCATGGATCCAGTCATGCAGGCGGTCATCGGCTTTGCGACCGCATGGGCCATCCTTATCCTCGCCCCTGGCCTGGATTTTATTTTCGTCCTGCGTACGTCATTGGGAGACGGGAAAAAGGCAGGCGTTGGGGCCGCGCTCGGCGTGGCACTCAGCATCGGCCTGTGGGGTGTGGCAGCGGCGTTCGGTCTGGCCAAGATCGTGGCCGTATCGCACCTGGCCTTCGAAATCCTGAAATGGGGCGGCGCGCTGTACCTGGCTTATCTCGGGGGCATGCTGCTTTTCAGGCCCCGTAATGTTCTGGTTGAAGATGAGACCAAGGTCTCTCAGGAGCTGACGCGGGATCGGGCGTTGCCCTCCTCATTCTGGCTCTGGTTCCGGCGCGGCGCGGTGGTCAGCCTGCTCAACCCGCAGCTGGGCATTTTCGACCTGTCGGCCTATGCGCATGTGATGCCGCCGGACCTGGCCAATCCCGTCGCTTTCTGCCTGATGCTCACCGTGCTTCAGGTCGTGATCGTTCTGCCTTACCACCTGTTCGTAGCCCTGGTGGCCAATAAGGCAGCCGTGCTGCTCAACACGCCCTGGTTCGTCAATCTGCTGGACCGCCTTACCGGGTTGGTGTTCCTGTGGTTTGCCTACCAGCTCCTGCAGGCCCATCCGCCTGTCTGAGCCGGTCTGTTATATGGGTATCCTGCCGACTGATAACTGACTGACAGAAAAGCCGGTCTCTCTACAAAAGAGAGACCGGCTTTTCAATTATCCCTGCGTGAGCCGGTTTTTCAGGTCCTGATATCAGCTGGCCAGAGAGATGGTGGTGGAAATGTTGCCTTTGGTAGCATGGGCGTAGGGGCAGACGATTTCAGTCTTTTTCAGCAGATCCCGGGCTTCTTCAGCCGGCATGCCCGGCAGGGAGACAGAAAGGCTGACTTCAAGGCCGAATCCTCCTTCAGAGCGTGGTCCGATCCCCACTGTCGCCTCCACGGAGGTATCGGCGGGCAGAGTGATTTTCTCATGCTGGGCCACGAATTTCATGGCGCCAAGAAAACAGGCAGCGTAACCGGCAGCGAAAAGCTGCTCGGGATTGTTGCCCTCGTCGTTGCCGCCGAGCTCTTTGGGCGTTCCCAGCTTGACCTTGAAACGTCCGTCCAGGGTTTCAGCGACACCGTCACGTCCGCCGGTGGCACGTGCGGTGGTTTTATAGACGACTTGAATGGACATGGAGTGAATCTCCTGAAGGATTGGGGGTCTGAAACCCAGTAACAACCGGCTTGGGATCGTGCCGGAGGTGATAGGCTGCTGGAGATGAGCCTAGCGGGTAAACCCGTAAATGTCCCCCATGTTTTCAAGCCCTTCTTTCGTGTGCTTCTCTGCCTCCAACGAGACTATTCCAGGGGTAGGGCGGCCAGCAGTTCCACCCCTTCCGCATTGGCCAGAACGGCGGATTTCTCTTTGGGAGTCAGGCGTTCCAGAGCGACCTTGAGCGATGTGCTTTCGCGCACTTTCAGCAGTCCGACCAGCAGGGCCACGTCAATCGGATCGCCCGGCTCGCGCGGCGGGGGCAGGGCGTCCTCATGGGCGCGGCGGAGGGTGGCATTCTCCCGCAGCGCCAGGCTTGCCTCGAGAGCCGGGTCATGGTCGACATGCCCTTCCTCTTCCTCGGCCATTTTAATGATGCGCGGCGGGTGTGTTTCTTCGGGAATCAGCAGCAGTCCTGCCTTGCGCAGATCCTGTCCCATCGCGGTGCTGCCAGTGAAGGCCACCAGGGGAATGGCCAGAACAAGGCCGATCAGCACAGGCAGCATCCACAGGAACAACGGCAGCGATACCGACCAGGCCGCCACGCTCAACGCCACGCCCAGGGCGCTGTAGATCCAGTAACGGTGCATCACTTCCTTGATCGAGACGCGCCCGTCATCGCGGTTCTGCGCTTTCCAGCCTGAATCGCGCCCCATGAGAATGGAGAGGATGCCCGATGTCTGGATCATCATGGCGATGGGCGCGATGAGACCGCCGATAAGCGTTTCAATCAGCACCGAAAGCGCCAACCGCCCGGCCCCTCCCGAGCCTTCGCGGGTGTGGCGGTCGAAACAGGCGGCGATATAGGCCAGCGCTTTGGGCGCCAGCAGGATCACCATCGTTCCGATAAACAGGTCCCGCGCCTGGATCGGGTCCACATGGGGCCAGTGGGGGAAGAGCATGCGTTTCGTGCCGAAATATTCCGGATGCGACAGCCCCGCCTGCAGGGAGATGAGAATACCGCAGAGCAGAAACAGCAGCCACAGAGGCGACATGACGTAAGAGCCGATGCCCACCAGCATGTGGGAGCGGCTGATCCAGTGCAGGCCTTTGGTGGCCAGCAGGCGCCCGTGCTGCAGGTTTCCCTGGCACCAGCGACGGTCACGGATGGCGATGTCGGTGAGGGAGGGCGGGCTTTCTTCGTAGGAGCCGAACAGGCCAGGCACCATGTGAATGGCCCAGCCGCCGCGGCGCATCAGGGCGGCTTCCACGAAGTCATGGCTGAGAATGTGACCGCCGAAGGGGGGCTTGCCTGACAGATGCGGCAGCCCGGCCTGTTCGGCAAACGCACGGGTGCGGATCACGGCGTTGTGGCCCCAGTAATTGCCCTCCGAGCCATGCCACCAGGCGATGCCATGAGCGATCATAGGGCCGTAGATCCGCCCGGCGAACTGCTGCAGGCGGGCAAAAAGGGTGCGGCCTTCCACGATGACGGGCAGGCTCTGGATCAGCCCCACCTGGGGGTGTTTCTCCATCGCGCCGACCAGGCGCACGATCAGCCCGCCATCCATCAGGCTGTCGGCATCCAGGGTGAGCATGGTTTCATAAGCGCTGCCGAACTGGCGCACCCATTCGCCGATATTGCCGGCCTTGCGGTCGGTATTCTTCAATCGGTGGCGGTAATAGACATTCTGCGCCCAGGGTTCTCTGCACAGGTCGAGATAGGCTTTCTCTTCCTGGACCCAGAGGTCGGGATTGGTCGTGTCAGAGAGGATGAAGACGTCGAAAGCGCCCAGCTGACCGGTTGCTTCCAGACTGCGCAGCATGGCACGCAGATTGGCCATGATCTTGTCGGGCGGCTCATTATAGGTCGGCAGCAGGATGGCCGTGCGTTTTTCAAGCACAGGCAGGGGACCGTGGCGGTGAATGCCCAGCCCCAGCCCTCCGCGGCGGAGCAGGGAGACAAAACCTGCCAGTGCAGAGGTGAAGGACAGCGAGATCCAGAAACTCAGTATGGCGAACAGAATGAGGATGATCACCCCCAGGGTGCTCATGCCGAAAGAGTTGAAGACCCTGTTGAGCTTGTCGACGCTGAAAAGCGTCAGCGCCAGCGCACCGCCGAACACGAAAAGCCGCCGTGCCCACAGCCAGGCCGGGCGGGTTGGCAGCCTGCGGGGGTGGCGTCCGTGCAGATCCGGAGCGGCGTCCAGATTCTGCACCGGCATGGCCAGCGGCGCGTCAGGCGGCAGATAAGCGCGTGCACCAGGTGACGGAGAAGCGGGGGCGGGATGAGCAGTCGGATCGGTCATCAGGGCGTCCAGCGATAGAGCCAGGTTTCGGAAATCGGCCCCTTATCCGTTGCCAGCTGCGCCTGCATCTCGCAGAGCTTTGCGTCACCGGGGGCCAGTTGGAACATGGCGCGCATGCCGTGAATGTGCGGATTGGGCAGCAGAGTGATTTTACGGATCTCACCCGGGGTGGTGTGAATGATCAGATGATAGGGCGTGTTCGGCGGAAGGGTCCTGAAGGGCGCTCCCGTGAAATCGATGACGAATTGCCGGAGTTCCGGGTGATCCACCACATTGCCGACGCGTGTTGCCGCAACCCGGGCCAGATGCGTGGGCCAGGGCGTGTCCCAGCCCCAATACATGCGGTAGGTATAGCTGTAGGCCTGGTTCGCCTTGAGCGTCTCTTTGGGGCGCCAGAACGCAACGATGTTGTCGTTGACCTCGCTTGGAGTGGGGATCTCCACCAGATTGACGGTTCCGTCCCCCCAGTTGCCCACCGGCTCGATCCAGAGGGAAGGCCGTTTTTCGTATTTGAGAACGAGGTCTTCATAGTCATGAAAAGCCCGGCGGCGCTGCATGAGGCCGAAGCCGTAAGGGCCGGAATCGACAAAAGCACCCAGCTGCAGGTCGGTCGGATTGGTAAGCGGGCGGTAAAGCTGCTGCCCGGCACCCGTCCACATCTGCAGGGCTTCGCTGTCATGGGCCGCAGGGCGCCAGTCATCGACGTGGTCGTGATCGTTGAAATCGAAGAAATACATGCCGGTCAGGGGCGCGATCCCTGCGCCTGCAATATCAACGCGCGGATAGAACACGGACTGCACGTCGAAAAGAGTGGTGTCGCCCGGACGGATGGTGAAGCGGAACGCGCCGGTCAGTGACGGGCTGTCAAGAAGGCCGTACATGACGAGGGCATGGCTGTCAGCTGCCGGCTTTTCCAGCCAGAAGGCGCGGAAAAGCGGAAACTCCTCGCCCTTGAGGGTGCCTGTGTCCTTGGCGAAGCCACGTGCCGAAAGCCCGTAGACCTGGCCGCGTGCAGTAGCGCGGAAATAGGAGGCGCCCAGGAAGACCGCGCATTCCTGCAGATGGCCCGGATCAAAGGCATAGCGCAGCCGAAGCCCTGAAAACCCGATATCCTTGTCCACTTTCAACTTGGGGTTGCGGTACTGAAACAGGTCAGGACTGTAAGGGATCAGGGTGGCCCTGCCGTCCTGCACCTCGTACATGTTCACGCGCGGCTTGTAGAGATAACCGCGCGGAAAGAATTCGACATCGAAGTTCAGATGGTCGCCGGCCCACAATGCCTTGGCGGGATCGTAAATAATGGAATTGAACTGGTCGAAGGACATGTCGGCCAGAACGGCGGGCAGTCCGTGTGGCGGGGCCTTGTAGGGTCGGCGTGAAAGCGCGCGCGCCAGTTCCGACACGGTTGTACTGTCGAAAGGGGTGCTGGCAGGGTCCGGCTGGCTATCGGTCTCCGGTTCTTCCTGAGCGGGAGCTTGTGACGACGGCTGTGGCTCGCCTGCTCGTGCCTGGCGGGAAGCCAGGCCCAGAACCGACAGGCTCAGGCCCGTGCCCATGCTCGCCCTGACCAGATCGCGACGCCGAATGTCCATGTTTGTGCCTGCCGTTCCTGTCTTGGTTGGTCCTGCTTGACCGATCTTGCCGCACGATTGCCTGTCCGGGTGAAGGAGACCGGAATCGGGCTGTTCGCACGGGGAAGAGAGCAAGCAGAGGTATTCCTAACCTGCCTTCATGCCCCGCTGAAGTGGCGACTTAGTGGCAGGGGTCTCCATAATGCGGATAAATCGGGCAGCCTGAATCCCTGCTCAAGCACCGGGCAGAGGTCACAGGGCCCTGGTAGGGGGACTCCTCCGGCTCAGAGCTTCCGCGAAGACCTGCACTGTGCGGGGGGTGATCGAATCCAGATCAGGCAGGGTAAAAAGGCAGGGTGCCGCCAGCTGTTGGCTGAAGGTCTCGACAAGATGCCGGTTTTCCTTCTGGGCCGGGCTGTTGGCGCTGTACACGATCCCTTTGAGCGGGAGGCCCCGGTGATGCAGGGCTTCCAGACTTAGAAGCGTGTGGTTGAGCGTGCCCAGCCCGCCGCGTGCAACCAGCACGACCGGCAGCTTGAGATGGGCGATGAGATCGATCATCAGGCAGCCCGGAGCGATGGGGACCATCAGGCCGCCAGCGCCTTCCACCACCAGGGGTTGGCGCGCCCGGGGGAGCTCCAGCGCGAGGGGGTGGAGAGTCCTGTTTTCCCGCTGTGCGGCTGCCAGGGGAGAGAGTGGGGCCTGCAGCAGGGCCGCGGGGGGAAGAATGTCCTCCTCCGCACAGCCTGACAGCACTT is a genomic window containing:
- the mdoH gene encoding glucans biosynthesis glucosyltransferase MdoH, producing the protein MTDPTAHPAPASPSPGARAYLPPDAPLAMPVQNLDAAPDLHGRHPRRLPTRPAWLWARRLFVFGGALALTLFSVDKLNRVFNSFGMSTLGVIILILFAILSFWISLSFTSALAGFVSLLRRGGLGLGIHRHGPLPVLEKRTAILLPTYNEPPDKIMANLRAMLRSLEATGQLGAFDVFILSDTTNPDLWVQEEKAYLDLCREPWAQNVYYRHRLKNTDRKAGNIGEWVRQFGSAYETMLTLDADSLMDGGLIVRLVGAMEKHPQVGLIQSLPVIVEGRTLFARLQQFAGRIYGPMIAHGIAWWHGSEGNYWGHNAVIRTRAFAEQAGLPHLSGKPPFGGHILSHDFVEAALMRRGGWAIHMVPGLFGSYEESPPSLTDIAIRDRRWCQGNLQHGRLLATKGLHWISRSHMLVGIGSYVMSPLWLLFLLCGILISLQAGLSHPEYFGTKRMLFPHWPHVDPIQARDLFIGTMVILLAPKALAYIAACFDRHTREGSGGAGRLALSVLIETLIGGLIAPIAMMIQTSGILSILMGRDSGWKAQNRDDGRVSIKEVMHRYWIYSALGVALSVAAWSVSLPLFLWMLPVLIGLVLAIPLVAFTGSTAMGQDLRKAGLLLIPEETHPPRIIKMAEEEEGHVDHDPALEASLALRENATLRRAHEDALPPPREPGDPIDVALLVGLLKVRESTSLKVALERLTPKEKSAVLANAEGVELLAALPLE
- a CDS encoding glucan biosynthesis protein yields the protein MDIRRRDLVRASMGTGLSLSVLGLASRQARAGEPQPSSQAPAQEEPETDSQPDPASTPFDSTTVSELARALSRRPYKAPPHGLPAVLADMSFDQFNSIIYDPAKALWAGDHLNFDVEFFPRGYLYKPRVNMYEVQDGRATLIPYSPDLFQYRNPKLKVDKDIGFSGLRLRYAFDPGHLQECAVFLGASYFRATARGQVYGLSARGFAKDTGTLKGEEFPLFRAFWLEKPAADSHALVMYGLLDSPSLTGAFRFTIRPGDTTLFDVQSVFYPRVDIAGAGIAPLTGMYFFDFNDHDHVDDWRPAAHDSEALQMWTGAGQQLYRPLTNPTDLQLGAFVDSGPYGFGLMQRRRAFHDYEDLVLKYEKRPSLWIEPVGNWGDGTVNLVEIPTPSEVNDNIVAFWRPKETLKANQAYSYTYRMYWGWDTPWPTHLARVAATRVGNVVDHPELRQFVIDFTGAPFRTLPPNTPYHLIIHTTPGEIRKITLLPNPHIHGMRAMFQLAPGDAKLCEMQAQLATDKGPISETWLYRWTP
- the bioD gene encoding dethiobiotin synthase, whose translation is MTDSFRALTGADAEGFNTCTPESVFVTGTDTGIGKTLVSAILVRAWKATYWKPYQTGLSDEAGDGPEVKVLSGCAEEDILPPAALLQAPLSPLAAAQRENRTLHPLALELPRARQPLVVEGAGGLMVPIAPGCLMIDLIAHLKLPVVLVARGGLGTLNHTLLSLEALHHRGLPLKGIVYSANSPAQKENRHLVETFSQQLAAPCLFTLPDLDSITPRTVQVFAEALSRRSPPTRAL